The following proteins come from a genomic window of Thiothrix unzii:
- the accB gene encoding acetyl-CoA carboxylase biotin carboxyl carrier protein, which translates to MMDVRKIQKLIQLLEGSDVAEIEIKEGEDSVRISRLNSGMMTNAAPQHFYTPPPVGHAAPVAAAPAAEVHTAAAAPSGHVVESPMVGTFYRASSPTAKPFAEVGQSVKVGDTLCIIEAMKMLNQIQSDVSGVIKAILVENEQPVEFGQPLFIVE; encoded by the coding sequence ATGATGGACGTGCGTAAAATACAAAAACTCATCCAGTTACTCGAAGGCAGCGATGTTGCCGAAATCGAAATCAAAGAAGGCGAAGATTCCGTGCGCATTAGCCGCCTGAATTCCGGCATGATGACCAATGCCGCGCCACAGCACTTCTACACACCACCACCTGTTGGTCACGCCGCACCTGTTGCCGCCGCACCAGCAGCAGAAGTTCACACTGCCGCCGCCGCACCGTCAGGCCACGTGGTCGAATCGCCAATGGTTGGCACGTTTTACCGCGCCTCTTCGCCAACCGCTAAACCCTTTGCTGAAGTCGGGCAAAGCGTCAAAGTTGGCGACACCCTGTGCATTATCGAAGCAATGAAAATGCTCAACCAGATTCAATCCGATGTATCCGGTGTCATCAAAGCCATTTTGGTTGAGAACGAACAACCTGTCGAATTCGGGCAGCCGCTGTTCATCGTTGAATAA
- the aroQ gene encoding type II 3-dehydroquinate dehydratase, whose product MATILLLNGPNLNLLGKREPGHYGSLSLPQIESNLTALATERGQTLLCYQNNTEGALVDRIHLAMDEGVEFIIINPGAYTHTSIALRDALLGVAIPFIEIHLSNVHRRESFRHHSYLSDIAEGVILGLGAVGYELALYAAIQKTSTNMTKALPHDGRA is encoded by the coding sequence ATGGCGACTATCCTCTTGCTAAACGGGCCAAACCTTAACCTCTTGGGAAAGCGTGAACCCGGACACTACGGTAGCCTAAGCCTGCCACAAATCGAGTCAAACCTTACTGCACTCGCAACAGAACGGGGGCAAACCCTGCTTTGTTACCAGAACAACACGGAAGGGGCTTTGGTTGACCGCATTCATTTGGCAATGGATGAAGGTGTCGAATTCATTATCATCAATCCCGGTGCTTATACACACACCAGCATTGCATTGCGAGATGCGCTGCTAGGCGTTGCTATACCCTTTATTGAAATCCATTTATCCAACGTGCACCGCCGCGAATCTTTCCGCCACCATTCGTATCTTTCCGATATTGCTGAAGGCGTGATTCTAGGCTTAGGAGCCGTAGGTTATGAACTTGCACTGTATGCCGCTATACAGAAAACCTCAACAAACATGACAAAGGCGTTACCCCATGATGGACGTGCGTAA
- a CDS encoding helicase HerA-like domain-containing protein, protein MSEQTGILIGKGETLVHLSPRFANRHGLIAGATGTGKTISLQVLAEGFSRMGVPVFMADIKGDLTGISKPGAAHPKVDERVEKIGITDFRFEGCPTVIWDLAGERGHPIRATVSDMGPLLLARLLDLNDTQEGVLNIAFKFADDQGMLLLDMKDLRAILQYMSTNSKEFQGAYGNVSSASIGAIQRQLLVLEQQGAENFFGEPALDLWDFMRTGAGGYGNVNILAADKLINTPRLYATFLLWLLSELFENLPEVGDMDKPRLVFFFDEAHLLFNGAPKALVEKVEQVVKLIRSKGVGIYFITQTPLDVPESVLGQLGNRIQHALRAFTPRDQKAVRTAAETFRQNPKLDVAETIMEMGVGEALVSVLEDKGTPSIVQRTLIRPPQSRIGPVTDSERAELLRTSPFSGRYDNSLDRESAYELLQKRTEQATAEAATEEAAAAERKTVRRYETSSKREADEGSFMGDIAEGLLKNAVKAATSSAGRRIGTQIVRGLLGSLFKGR, encoded by the coding sequence ATGTCAGAACAAACCGGAATCCTGATCGGTAAAGGTGAAACACTGGTTCATCTCAGCCCGCGCTTTGCCAACCGCCACGGTCTGATTGCCGGTGCGACGGGGACAGGTAAAACCATTTCGCTGCAAGTGCTGGCGGAAGGTTTTTCACGCATGGGCGTGCCCGTATTCATGGCGGACATCAAAGGCGATTTAACCGGCATTAGCAAACCCGGTGCGGCACATCCCAAAGTGGATGAGCGCGTGGAAAAAATTGGCATTACGGATTTCCGTTTTGAAGGCTGCCCCACCGTTATTTGGGATTTGGCAGGTGAACGCGGGCATCCAATTCGTGCCACGGTTTCCGACATGGGGCCGCTGTTACTGGCTCGTTTGCTCGATTTGAACGACACCCAAGAAGGCGTGTTAAACATTGCATTCAAATTTGCCGACGACCAAGGCATGTTGCTGCTGGATATGAAGGATTTACGCGCCATCCTCCAGTACATGAGTACCAACAGCAAAGAGTTTCAAGGGGCTTACGGCAATGTCAGTTCCGCCTCGATTGGAGCGATTCAGCGACAATTGCTGGTATTAGAACAGCAAGGCGCGGAAAACTTCTTCGGCGAACCAGCACTCGATTTGTGGGACTTTATGCGCACGGGCGCGGGCGGTTACGGTAACGTCAATATCCTCGCTGCTGATAAACTCATCAATACCCCGCGTTTATACGCCACGTTCTTGTTGTGGTTACTATCGGAACTATTTGAAAATCTGCCCGAAGTCGGCGATATGGATAAACCGCGTCTGGTGTTTTTCTTCGACGAAGCCCACTTGCTGTTTAATGGCGCACCCAAAGCCTTGGTCGAAAAAGTCGAACAGGTAGTGAAGTTAATCCGTTCCAAAGGTGTCGGCATTTATTTCATTACCCAGACTCCGCTGGATGTGCCTGAGTCCGTCTTGGGGCAGCTCGGCAATCGCATTCAACACGCCTTACGCGCCTTTACCCCACGTGACCAAAAGGCGGTGCGTACCGCTGCTGAAACCTTCCGCCAAAATCCCAAGCTGGATGTGGCTGAAACCATTATGGAAATGGGCGTTGGTGAAGCCTTGGTTTCCGTGTTGGAAGACAAAGGCACGCCGAGCATTGTGCAACGCACTTTGATTCGCCCGCCGCAATCACGCATCGGGCCTGTCACTGATAGCGAACGTGCGGAACTGTTGCGCACCAGCCCTTTCAGCGGACGTTACGACAATAGCCTCGACCGCGAATCCGCTTACGAACTGCTGCAAAAACGCACTGAACAAGCCACTGCCGAAGCTGCCACTGAAGAAGCCGCCGCCGCAGAACGTAAAACCGTGCGTCGTTACGAAACCAGCAGCAAACGTGAAGCCGACGAAGGCAGCTTCATGGGCGACATTGCCGAAGGTTTATTGAAGAATGCAGTCAAAGCCGCCACCTCCAGTGCAGGACGACGTATCGGCACGCAAATTGTGCGCGGTCTTCTCGGCTCCTTGTTCAAGGGACGTTAA
- a CDS encoding peptidoglycan-binding domain-containing protein, which translates to MKTAMILTTLLTSGLTASNTLMANPATTATADSTCYAQVLVPGVFQTAEEKVVTFEGSPLYQTTPVQLGYGERKIKVADAYVEYEIIPAVFDEVTETVEIERERTEVETFPATYRTETKRIKTKEASVQWNPACAPVVSDDASNIPPACLLETPAEYQEVTRELIATPARTVKRVIPGKTQTVTRKVLVEPAKVVRKEIPAVYASIPLGRVEQAAKLVTTPQPEQSQQVPVLRKVQAERFIKMPVLCETEADSVLISRLQQRLQQLGYDTGKASGAIDTATRTALTHFQQDNRLASGAITLETLRKLGLP; encoded by the coding sequence ATGAAAACAGCAATGATTTTAACCACGCTACTGACGAGCGGACTCACCGCCAGTAACACTCTGATGGCAAACCCGGCGACGACTGCAACAGCGGATAGCACTTGTTACGCGCAAGTATTGGTTCCGGGGGTATTTCAGACGGCTGAAGAAAAAGTCGTGACTTTTGAGGGCAGCCCACTTTATCAAACCACACCCGTACAACTGGGTTACGGCGAACGTAAAATCAAAGTCGCGGACGCTTACGTGGAATACGAAATCATTCCGGCGGTGTTCGATGAAGTCACCGAAACCGTCGAAATCGAACGTGAACGCACCGAAGTCGAAACGTTTCCCGCGACTTACCGCACCGAAACCAAGCGCATTAAAACCAAGGAAGCCAGCGTGCAGTGGAACCCTGCCTGCGCCCCCGTCGTTAGCGACGATGCCAGCAACATTCCGCCCGCGTGTTTGCTCGAAACTCCGGCCGAATACCAAGAAGTCACCCGTGAACTGATTGCCACCCCAGCGCGTACCGTTAAGCGCGTGATTCCGGGTAAAACCCAAACCGTAACCCGCAAAGTGTTGGTCGAACCTGCCAAAGTCGTGCGCAAAGAAATACCCGCTGTTTACGCAAGCATCCCGTTAGGCCGGGTGGAACAAGCCGCAAAACTCGTTACCACGCCGCAACCCGAACAAAGCCAGCAAGTCCCGGTATTGCGCAAAGTGCAAGCCGAACGCTTCATCAAAATGCCGGTATTGTGCGAAACCGAAGCTGACTCCGTATTGATCAGCCGTTTACAGCAACGCCTGCAACAACTGGGTTACGACACCGGCAAAGCCAGTGGCGCAATCGACACGGCTACCCGCACCGCGCTTACCCATTTCCAACAAGACAATCGCTTGGCATCGGGTGCTATCACCCTCGAAACCTTGCGAAAATTAGGGCTGCCCTAG
- the holA gene encoding DNA polymerase III subunit delta, protein MQVRVEQIEEHLRHTLASVYLIAGDEPLQVMEAAAAVRKAASERGFSERDVFSVDAQFDWGVLYDAAGSLSLFSDKKMLDVRMPTCKAGQSGTKALQHYLDYIPSDKILLIQSGRLDKTCKNAAWVKKLEQVGVLVQVWDLSPAQTLAWVARRMREVGLQPDNDAVRYLTERVEGNLLAAVQEIGKLSLLFGNRPVTAQNIMSVVADNSRFSVFDLAEAILAQDARRLCHIMQVLQEEETATPLLVWALADLLRQLYDGCQLVSNNQSIQGLLMRMPKTRQGLFQNALRRMARADWQLLFHHAALLDQHSKGVGQDVSRHPQRLWDEMLAMALLLAGKPVMRV, encoded by the coding sequence ATGCAAGTCCGCGTAGAACAAATTGAAGAACACCTTCGTCATACACTCGCTTCCGTTTATCTGATTGCTGGTGACGAGCCGTTACAAGTCATGGAAGCGGCGGCGGCAGTGCGTAAAGCTGCCAGCGAACGCGGTTTTAGCGAGCGCGATGTTTTTAGCGTTGATGCGCAATTTGACTGGGGCGTGTTGTACGACGCAGCCGGGTCGTTATCGCTGTTTTCTGATAAAAAAATGCTCGATGTCCGAATGCCAACCTGCAAGGCGGGGCAGTCCGGCACGAAGGCGTTGCAGCATTACCTTGATTATATTCCCAGCGATAAAATCTTACTGATCCAGTCCGGGCGTTTGGATAAAACCTGCAAGAATGCTGCTTGGGTCAAAAAGCTCGAACAAGTCGGGGTATTGGTGCAAGTGTGGGATTTATCCCCAGCGCAAACCTTGGCGTGGGTGGCACGACGGATGCGCGAAGTCGGTTTACAGCCGGATAACGACGCGGTGCGTTACCTGACCGAGCGGGTTGAGGGTAATTTACTCGCAGCGGTACAAGAGATTGGTAAATTATCGCTGCTGTTCGGCAATCGCCCGGTGACGGCGCAAAATATTATGAGCGTGGTGGCGGATAACTCACGTTTCAGCGTGTTTGATCTGGCGGAAGCGATTTTAGCGCAGGATGCCCGCCGCTTGTGCCACATCATGCAGGTGTTGCAGGAAGAAGAAACCGCAACGCCGTTACTGGTGTGGGCATTGGCAGATTTGTTGCGTCAGCTTTACGACGGTTGCCAGTTGGTGAGCAATAACCAGTCGATTCAGGGCTTGTTGATGCGAATGCCGAAAACCCGCCAAGGTTTATTTCAAAACGCTTTGCGGCGCATGGCGCGGGCGGATTGGCAGTTACTATTTCATCACGCGGCGTTATTGGATCAGCACAGCAAAGGTGTCGGGCAAGATGTGTCGCGCCATCCGCAGCGGTTGTGGGATGAAATGCTGGCAATGGCGTTGCTGTTGGCGGGTAAGCCGGTGATGCGGGTATAA
- a CDS encoding UPF0175 family protein translates to MHSIAIRELRNNPASLTHSLEQNEYVFITKHGKPIGVAVPLTDENLCIGLTKATALQAWRNGDISLGKMAELLKMDKRDLRHLLSIMNLPMIDYPADEVSAEIDFLLQDATA, encoded by the coding sequence ATGCACTCCATCGCCATTCGGGAGCTGCGGAATAATCCCGCCAGCCTGACCCATTCGCTCGAACAAAATGAGTACGTCTTCATCACCAAACACGGCAAACCCATTGGTGTCGCTGTCCCACTGACTGATGAAAACCTTTGCATTGGCCTGACCAAAGCCACCGCCTTACAAGCATGGCGCAACGGCGACATCTCGCTGGGTAAAATGGCTGAGTTACTAAAAATGGATAAACGGGATTTACGCCACCTGTTATCCATCATGAACCTGCCCATGATTGACTATCCCGCTGACGAAGTATCGGCGGAAATTGACTTTTTGCTGCAAGATGCCACTGCATGA
- a CDS encoding PhoH family protein yields MNLCGQFDQHLRQLENRLGVEINNRGNLFQVTGTPVSAQLSINLLHDLYRETAHTVLSPESLHLFLQEANLDKVAANSSDDVRIRTKRGYIKPKGLAQSQYIQNIRRHDVTFGIGPAGTGKTWLAVACAVEALERDEVRRLVLVRPAVEAGERLGFLPGDLSQKIDPYLRPMYDALYEMLGLEKVNKLIERSVIEVAPLAYMRGRTLNDAFILLDEAQNTTAEQMKMFLTRLGFGSSAVITGDITQIDLPHHQKSGLKHAIEILEAVDGISFNYFTGRDVVRHKLVQKIVEAYESHGAATRYSES; encoded by the coding sequence ATGAACCTGTGCGGTCAGTTTGATCAGCATTTGCGTCAGCTAGAAAATCGTTTAGGTGTGGAAATCAATAATCGGGGCAACCTGTTTCAAGTCACTGGCACTCCCGTGTCGGCTCAGTTGAGCATCAATCTCCTGCACGATCTTTACCGCGAAACCGCGCATACGGTGCTTAGCCCGGAAAGCCTGCATTTGTTTTTGCAAGAAGCCAACCTCGATAAAGTCGCGGCGAATAGCAGTGATGATGTGCGCATCCGTACCAAACGCGGTTACATCAAGCCCAAAGGTTTGGCGCAAAGTCAGTACATCCAGAATATTCGTCGTCACGATGTCACCTTTGGCATTGGCCCTGCGGGTACGGGGAAAACCTGGCTGGCGGTGGCGTGTGCAGTGGAAGCCTTAGAACGCGATGAAGTGCGGCGTTTGGTGTTGGTGCGTCCTGCGGTGGAAGCGGGGGAACGGCTGGGGTTTTTGCCCGGTGATTTGAGCCAGAAAATTGACCCGTATTTGCGCCCCATGTATGACGCTTTGTACGAAATGCTGGGTCTTGAAAAGGTCAATAAGCTGATTGAGCGCAGCGTGATTGAAGTCGCGCCGTTGGCTTATATGCGCGGGCGCACTCTCAATGATGCGTTTATTTTGCTGGATGAAGCGCAAAACACCACCGCTGAACAAATGAAAATGTTCCTGACGCGCTTGGGGTTTGGTTCTTCAGCAGTGATTACCGGCGACATTACCCAGATTGATTTACCGCACCATCAAAAATCGGGGCTGAAACACGCCATTGAGATTTTGGAAGCCGTTGACGGTATCAGTTTCAACTATTTCACCGGACGCGATGTGGTGCGCCACAAGCTGGTGCAAAAAATTGTGGAGGCATACGAGAGTCATGGGGCTGCAACTCGATATTCAGAATCCTGA
- the ybeY gene encoding rRNA maturation RNase YbeY, whose translation MGLQLDIQNPEDYLTLPAEADLLQWAQAAWQEDGEAGVVLRIVAEAESQQLNRDFRGKDYPTNVLSFPYDAPPIPLEDDETEYLGDLAICLPVVEREAAEQRKTATQHWAHLLVHGLLHLQGYDHITDDEAETMEALETRILATLGFPDPYQLILEEQ comes from the coding sequence ATGGGGCTGCAACTCGATATTCAGAATCCTGAAGATTATTTGACCCTGCCTGCGGAGGCGGATTTATTGCAATGGGCGCAAGCGGCATGGCAGGAAGACGGTGAGGCGGGTGTGGTGTTGCGGATTGTTGCGGAGGCGGAAAGCCAGCAATTAAACCGTGATTTTCGCGGCAAAGATTACCCGACCAATGTATTGTCGTTTCCTTACGACGCGCCGCCAATCCCGCTGGAAGACGATGAAACCGAATACTTAGGTGATTTGGCGATTTGTTTGCCGGTGGTGGAGCGCGAAGCGGCGGAACAACGCAAAACCGCTACCCAGCACTGGGCGCATTTACTGGTGCATGGCTTGTTGCATTTGCAAGGTTATGACCATATAACGGACGACGAAGCCGAAACGATGGAAGCGTTGGAAACACGCATTCTCGCGACGCTGGGTTTTCCTGATCCTTACCAATTGATTTTAGAGGAACAATGA
- a CDS encoding HlyC/CorC family transporter, translating into MKSDIGDSRPRPRWKQWLIQTLDLTSQSREDLMEDLQRANEKNLLPGETVGMLQGVLEFGALQVRDIMVPRSQINFIYHEDDFSKILQRIAATEHSRYPVVDEDRDDLVGILLAKDLLKYIGREAEFKIDDIIRPALIIPESQRLSRLLTEFRNSRNHMAVVIDEYSGISGLVTFEDVLEQIVGEIDDEHDDEEDETTQVVAQDDGRFIVEATTPIDEFNDIVGTNFDTDEFDTIAGIVINKLGKIPRQGDELVLEGWLFRVLRSDNRRILSLEVLPHTESSSLAATPAL; encoded by the coding sequence ATGAAAAGTGACATAGGTGACTCGCGACCTCGACCGCGATGGAAACAATGGTTAATCCAGACTCTCGACCTCACTTCCCAAAGCCGGGAAGACCTGATGGAAGACCTGCAACGGGCTAATGAGAAAAATCTCCTTCCGGGGGAAACGGTCGGGATGTTACAGGGCGTGTTGGAATTTGGTGCGTTGCAAGTGCGCGACATTATGGTTCCGCGCTCTCAAATCAATTTTATTTACCACGAAGACGATTTCAGCAAAATCCTGCAACGCATTGCGGCGACGGAGCATTCCCGTTACCCGGTGGTGGATGAGGATCGTGATGATTTGGTCGGCATTTTGCTCGCAAAAGATTTACTCAAATACATTGGGCGAGAAGCTGAGTTTAAGATTGATGATATTATTCGTCCCGCATTAATTATTCCTGAAAGCCAGCGTTTAAGCCGCTTATTGACTGAATTCCGCAATAGCCGCAATCACATGGCGGTGGTGATTGATGAATATTCGGGGATTTCAGGGCTGGTGACGTTTGAAGATGTGCTTGAGCAAATTGTCGGCGAAATCGACGATGAGCACGACGATGAAGAAGACGAAACCACTCAAGTCGTTGCTCAAGACGATGGGCGTTTCATTGTGGAAGCTACCACGCCGATTGATGAGTTTAACGACATCGTAGGCACGAATTTTGATACCGATGAGTTTGATACCATTGCCGGTATCGTTATCAATAAATTGGGTAAAATTCCGCGTCAAGGCGATGAATTAGTGCTCGAAGGTTGGTTATTCCGCGTTTTACGCAGCGATAACCGGCGTATTTTATCGCTGGAAGTGTTACCTCACACCGAAAGTTCATCATTGGCGGCAACGCCTGCGTTATAA
- the lnt gene encoding apolipoprotein N-acyltransferase: protein MLSFRDSLKKVDYLLALLAGASMVLAFAPFELRAFAWFAPAVLFWLNLKNIPRGQRLRLAWVFGIGLFAGGAHWIYVSIHFFGGANSVIAALMVLLFVLFVSLPLLLFGWLTSYSHHLPVVWRLLGVFPAAWVLTEWFRGWVLTGFPWLQLGTTQIDTWLAHYAPITGVLGLSWLVALGAGIVLVLALGTLRERVLAAVLAVVTTAGGYGLGFVNWTQSAGEPLYVSMLQGNVDQLTKWDPAFRNENVQAYLNLMDQDKYPDVVQSHLVIWPETALADFFHFSKDDVMLPLQAWAKEAEAELLVGGFFHDAEKESVYNAIMAVGGKNDVETSLKTADGVYAKRHLVPFSEYIPLLDYLRFLENIVKLPYDNVTPWKGGHTLTVAGQPMRMSVCYEDAYAEEMIEGLPEATMLVNVSNDGWFTGSIEPQQHAEIARMRALETGRFLLRATNNGVTAIINEKGRVLNSLPQYQVGVLSGYAMPLSGATPYVKVGNWLIISVMLLLFLLPLLRFRGKFV, encoded by the coding sequence ATGCTGTCATTCCGTGATTCCCTGAAAAAAGTAGATTACCTGCTGGCTTTGCTGGCAGGTGCGTCAATGGTATTGGCGTTTGCGCCGTTTGAACTGCGTGCTTTTGCGTGGTTTGCCCCTGCGGTGCTGTTTTGGCTCAACCTCAAAAACATACCACGCGGGCAACGTTTGCGCTTGGCCTGGGTGTTTGGCATTGGTTTGTTTGCCGGTGGCGCACACTGGATTTACGTGAGTATCCATTTCTTTGGTGGTGCAAATAGCGTTATTGCGGCTTTGATGGTGCTGCTATTTGTGTTGTTTGTGAGCTTGCCACTGTTGTTATTCGGGTGGCTGACTTCGTATTCCCATCATTTGCCGGTGGTTTGGCGTTTATTAGGGGTTTTCCCGGCGGCTTGGGTGTTAACCGAATGGTTTCGCGGTTGGGTATTGACGGGTTTCCCTTGGTTACAACTGGGTACGACGCAAATTGATACGTGGTTGGCACATTACGCGCCGATTACCGGGGTGCTGGGGTTAAGCTGGTTAGTCGCACTGGGTGCAGGCATTGTCTTGGTGTTGGCTCTGGGAACCTTGCGCGAACGGGTGCTGGCGGCAGTATTGGCGGTGGTAACAACGGCGGGTGGTTATGGCTTAGGCTTCGTGAATTGGACGCAATCTGCTGGTGAGCCGCTGTATGTGAGTATGTTGCAAGGCAATGTTGATCAATTGACCAAGTGGGATCCGGCGTTTCGCAATGAAAATGTCCAGGCGTATTTGAATTTGATGGATCAGGATAAATACCCCGATGTGGTGCAATCGCATTTGGTGATTTGGCCTGAAACTGCGCTGGCTGATTTTTTCCACTTTTCCAAAGATGATGTGATGTTGCCGCTGCAAGCTTGGGCTAAAGAAGCGGAAGCAGAATTGCTGGTTGGTGGTTTTTTCCACGATGCGGAAAAAGAGTCGGTCTACAACGCAATCATGGCGGTAGGTGGTAAAAACGACGTGGAAACCTCACTGAAAACCGCTGATGGTGTTTATGCAAAACGGCATTTAGTGCCTTTTAGTGAATACATTCCGCTGCTGGATTATCTGCGCTTTTTGGAAAATATCGTTAAGTTACCTTACGACAATGTAACGCCTTGGAAGGGCGGGCATACCTTGACAGTTGCCGGACAACCGATGCGTATGTCGGTGTGTTACGAAGATGCTTATGCCGAAGAAATGATCGAAGGCTTGCCCGAAGCTACCATGCTGGTGAATGTGAGTAATGACGGTTGGTTTACCGGGTCGATTGAGCCGCAACAGCACGCCGAAATCGCGCGGATGCGTGCTTTAGAGACCGGACGCTTTTTATTACGTGCTACCAATAATGGTGTGACTGCCATTATTAATGAAAAAGGCCGGGTGTTGAATTCTCTACCGCAATACCAAGTTGGGGTGTTATCGGGTTACGCTATGCCGTTGAGCGGTGCTACCCCGTATGTCAAAGTGGGTAACTGGTTGATCATCAGCGTGATGTTGCTGTTGTTCTTGCTACCGCTGCTGCGGTTTCGTGGTAAATTTGTGTAA
- the ribBA gene encoding bifunctional 3,4-dihydroxy-2-butanone-4-phosphate synthase/GTP cyclohydrolase II, with protein sequence MQFNTTEEILEDLAAGKMVVIVDDEDRENEGDLLMVASLTRPEDINFMVKEGRGLVCLTLTRERCKQLNLPLMISATDEEHRTNFTISIEAAEGVTTGISAYDRAHTVRTAVAPNAQPQDIEQPGHIFPLMAQPGGVLTRAGHTEAGCDLARLAGFEPAATIVEILNEDGTMARRPDLELFAEKHGLKMGSIEDLIRYRVQNEKTVERVFERDVQTDYGQFHLVAFQECAKRDVHLALIKGEITADAAVLVRVHLENELCDLLSLNEPGCGWPLRSAMQHIDAAGGGVIVILRNVGQTENVLEQLKGFESRPVVQDNSHSSPAELKTYGIGAQILSDIGVRRMRVMSAPKRFHGIAGFGLEIVEYVHD encoded by the coding sequence ATGCAATTCAACACCACAGAAGAAATCCTCGAAGACCTCGCCGCTGGCAAAATGGTCGTTATTGTTGACGATGAAGACCGCGAAAACGAAGGCGATTTGTTGATGGTGGCATCGCTTACGCGCCCGGAAGACATTAACTTCATGGTTAAGGAAGGGCGCGGTCTGGTGTGCTTAACCTTAACGCGCGAACGTTGTAAGCAGTTGAATTTACCGTTGATGATTTCTGCGACCGATGAAGAACACCGCACCAATTTCACCATTTCCATTGAAGCGGCGGAAGGTGTAACGACCGGTATTTCAGCGTATGACCGGGCGCATACCGTGCGTACTGCGGTTGCACCCAATGCACAACCGCAAGATATTGAGCAACCCGGACACATTTTTCCATTGATGGCGCAACCTGGCGGGGTGTTGACCCGTGCCGGACATACCGAAGCGGGTTGTGATCTGGCGCGTTTAGCCGGTTTTGAACCTGCTGCTACCATTGTGGAAATCCTCAATGAAGATGGCACGATGGCGCGTCGCCCTGATCTGGAGCTGTTTGCGGAAAAGCACGGCCTGAAAATGGGGTCGATTGAAGATTTAATCCGTTACCGGGTGCAGAACGAAAAAACCGTCGAGCGTGTGTTCGAGCGCGATGTGCAAACCGATTACGGGCAGTTTCATTTGGTGGCATTCCAAGAGTGTGCCAAGCGTGATGTGCATTTAGCCCTCATTAAAGGCGAGATTACAGCGGATGCGGCAGTTTTGGTACGGGTGCATCTGGAAAATGAATTGTGTGATTTATTGTCCTTGAATGAGCCGGGTTGTGGCTGGCCTTTGCGCAGTGCGATGCAACACATTGATGCTGCCGGTGGCGGGGTCATTGTGATTTTGCGTAATGTGGGGCAGACAGAAAATGTGCTTGAACAGCTGAAAGGGTTTGAATCCCGACCCGTTGTACAAGACAATAGCCACTCTTCGCCAGCCGAACTGAAAACTTACGGTATTGGTGCGCAAATCTTATCCGATATTGGCGTGCGCCGGATGCGGGTAATGAGTGCACCGAAGCGTTTCCACGGAATCGCGGGTTTCGGTCTGGAAATTGTTGAATATGTTCATGATTGA
- the ribH gene encoding 6,7-dimethyl-8-ribityllumazine synthase, translating to MGCNIIEGDFAPQEAKYGIVVARFNSFIVESLLSGAIDALKRHGGVKEEMIDVVRVPGAYELPLVAQAMAANGDYDAIIALGAVIRGSTPHFDFVAGEASKGLASVGMSHELPVIFGVLTTDTIEQAVERAGTKAGNKGAEAALSAIEMVSLLRKIRK from the coding sequence ATGGGCTGCAATATTATCGAAGGTGATTTCGCACCGCAGGAAGCAAAATACGGCATCGTCGTTGCGCGTTTTAACAGCTTTATCGTCGAGAGTCTGTTGTCGGGCGCGATTGATGCGTTAAAGCGTCACGGTGGCGTGAAAGAGGAAATGATTGATGTGGTGCGTGTGCCGGGTGCTTACGAGTTACCTTTAGTCGCACAAGCAATGGCAGCCAATGGCGATTACGATGCCATTATTGCCTTGGGTGCAGTGATTCGTGGCAGCACCCCGCATTTTGATTTTGTCGCGGGTGAAGCTTCCAAAGGGCTGGCAAGCGTGGGCATGAGCCATGAATTGCCGGTAATTTTCGGTGTGCTGACCACAGACACCATTGAGCAGGCAGTGGAACGCGCTGGTACAAAAGCAGGCAATAAAGGTGCGGAAGCCGCCTTGTCAGCGATTGAAATGGTTTCATTGCTGCGTAAGATCAGGAAATAA